From a region of the Candidatus Limnocylindrales bacterium genome:
- a CDS encoding choice-of-anchor Q domain-containing protein, with translation MSAFRRMSDGKGMTYRALCAWLLAAALAAGDSGAATLTVNTTGDEINSDGDCSLREAVATANGDVQVDACVPSGVLGNDTIVIPAGTYDLSTVGTEIAVADITLPDNDLTLNGASAATTTIRANAAVSTATYRLFNVSAGSLTLGNLTIRNGGGISNGAGLIFNPANGEALGIHDCVFEDNRTTGDGGGLHVTAGAFTVTITNSVFRGNQAFGGGSSGGAGSILASGSNSFAITDCTVEDNFARGSGGGFRLGQNVDSGTFTRVDFLDNLTNGSGSDGGALSIQADVLTITDCTFDGNRANTEGGALRIGAGTVSSTISGCTFSNNAATATGAEGGALRESASDILLTNSTFYGNTATAGGGAIHKNGSGTLTMNNVTITGNTADSDANNNGDGGGIRRQNGDIIVSNSIIAGNFDLSTSNIHPDCSTGQTSDVISNGYNFIGVGGTVASGNCLTFANGVNGNQVGTAATPLDPMLTAPANNGGNTTTMLPAVGSPVLDAGNPALPFDGGITGSLRRCTLLDQRGVTRPVDVTCDIGAAEGTGVGECGDGNLDAGEDCETPFGDCCNPSTCLFDETGTICREGSGDLCDPDETCSGTSATCPSDVFSPAETPCRTSTGACDPVEVCSGNPGEACPAEVLEPSTTVCRPVAGVCDTAESCTGSTPECPSDSFLTSTCRDSEGECDVAETCDGSTADCPENAFVPSSTECRASTGSCDVVENCTGSTASCPADSVEPSSTACRASTDVCDTAEFCDGATGVCPENSFEASTTPCRPAAGDCDLAESCTGSSAGCPSDSFSTAECRSSVSICDVAESCDGVTADCPGDDYASSATTCRTSAGNCDIDEVCTGTSSECPEDSYQASTVVCRGSAGVCEADAQCTGTSADCPATGFQPSTTVCRPSAGSCDVVESCTGASVDCPADDVLAIATECRPSAGVCDTAEECDGTSPTCPSNSFSTAECRGSVSNCDIAESCDGLTADCPGDDYESSATTCRPSAGNCDIEETCTGTSSLCPEDSYQASTVLCRGSSGVCEADGLCTGTSADCPAIGFQPSTTVCRSSAGSCDVVENCTGASVDCPADDVVAIATECRPSADICDTPEACDGTSPACPNDDFKASDVACRESADVCDAEETCTGSSAACPSDSFQPSTLECRDATQICDVAEHCTGASAACPVNGFAGSATVCRPVAAACDAPEVCSGSAPTCPPNVGLSNGSVCSDGNACTSVDHCFGGNCIAGSPLDCDDDSLCTADSCDTETGCVNAPDVRDPGTCYQSGAGLLVVNDWFITRKDAIRWTWRMGDPFTLADFGNPGTTTGYSLCIFDQLGGDPRLATSLNIPPMNTFWKPGGGTGKLRYVDRQGYFDGMRRVTVQSSSKPNRSKIRLKAQGSYLALPDPVGSTMFDSDPSVIAQFLSTDGACWTTEFGIPKKNQSKRYRAYFH, from the coding sequence ATGTCCGCATTTCGACGAATGTCCGACGGCAAGGGGATGACGTACCGGGCGCTGTGCGCCTGGCTGCTGGCGGCTGCTCTGGCAGCCGGCGATTCCGGCGCAGCGACGCTGACCGTCAACACCACCGGCGACGAGATCAACAGCGACGGCGATTGCTCACTGCGCGAAGCCGTCGCCACGGCCAACGGCGATGTGCAGGTCGACGCGTGCGTGCCGTCGGGCGTGCTCGGCAACGACACGATCGTGATTCCCGCCGGAACCTATGACCTCTCCACGGTCGGCACCGAGATCGCGGTCGCGGACATCACGCTGCCGGACAACGATCTGACGCTGAACGGGGCAAGTGCCGCGACGACGACCATCCGCGCAAACGCGGCGGTCAGCACGGCGACGTACCGTCTGTTCAACGTCTCGGCCGGCAGCCTCACGCTCGGAAACCTGACCATTCGCAACGGCGGCGGAATCTCGAACGGCGCCGGCCTGATATTCAACCCGGCGAACGGCGAAGCGCTCGGCATCCACGACTGCGTGTTCGAGGACAACCGCACCACCGGCGATGGCGGAGGCCTGCACGTGACGGCCGGCGCGTTCACCGTCACCATCACCAATTCGGTCTTTCGCGGAAATCAGGCGTTCGGCGGCGGTTCGTCGGGTGGCGCCGGCAGTATTCTCGCAAGCGGCAGCAACTCGTTCGCGATCACGGACTGCACCGTCGAGGACAACTTTGCGCGCGGCTCCGGCGGCGGCTTCCGACTCGGCCAGAACGTCGATTCCGGCACGTTCACGCGCGTGGACTTCCTCGACAATCTCACCAACGGCAGCGGCTCGGACGGCGGTGCGCTGAGCATCCAGGCCGACGTCCTGACGATCACGGACTGTACGTTCGACGGAAACAGGGCCAACACCGAAGGCGGCGCGCTGCGCATCGGCGCAGGAACGGTTTCGAGCACGATCTCCGGCTGCACGTTCTCGAACAACGCCGCCACCGCGACCGGCGCCGAGGGCGGCGCACTTCGCGAATCCGCCTCCGATATCCTGCTCACCAACTCCACATTCTATGGCAACACCGCGACGGCCGGCGGAGGAGCGATCCACAAGAACGGCAGCGGCACGCTCACGATGAACAACGTCACGATCACCGGCAACACCGCCGACTCGGACGCGAACAACAACGGCGACGGCGGCGGCATTCGCCGCCAGAACGGCGACATCATCGTCTCCAACAGCATCATCGCCGGCAATTTCGATCTCTCCACATCCAACATTCATCCGGATTGCTCGACGGGCCAGACCTCGGACGTGATCAGCAACGGCTACAACTTCATCGGCGTCGGCGGCACGGTGGCGTCCGGCAACTGTCTGACGTTCGCCAACGGCGTCAACGGCAACCAGGTCGGCACGGCGGCCACGCCGCTCGATCCGATGCTGACGGCGCCGGCCAACAACGGCGGCAACACCACGACGATGCTGCCTGCGGTCGGCAGCCCCGTGCTCGACGCCGGCAACCCGGCGCTTCCTTTCGATGGCGGGATCACCGGTTCGCTCAGGCGCTGCACGCTGCTCGACCAGCGCGGCGTGACGCGCCCCGTGGACGTGACGTGCGACATCGGTGCCGCCGAAGGAACCGGCGTGGGAGAATGCGGCGACGGCAACCTCGACGCCGGCGAGGACTGTGAAACGCCGTTCGGCGACTGCTGCAATCCGTCGACCTGCCTGTTCGACGAGACCGGCACCATCTGCCGCGAGGGCTCGGGCGACCTTTGTGACCCCGACGAAACCTGCAGCGGCACCAGCGCGACCTGCCCATCCGACGTGTTCTCGCCTGCTGAAACGCCGTGCCGCACCAGCACGGGCGCCTGCGATCCGGTCGAAGTCTGCTCCGGCAATCCGGGCGAGGCCTGCCCGGCGGAGGTTCTCGAGCCTTCGACGACGGTGTGCCGGCCGGTCGCCGGAGTCTGTGACACCGCAGAAAGCTGCACCGGGTCCACGCCGGAATGTCCTTCCGATTCGTTCCTGACTTCGACGTGCAGGGATTCCGAAGGCGAATGCGACGTAGCCGAGACGTGCGACGGATCGACGGCCGACTGCCCGGAGAACGCGTTCGTTCCGTCGTCGACCGAATGCCGCGCATCGACGGGCTCGTGCGACGTGGTCGAGAACTGCACCGGCTCGACAGCGAGCTGCCCCGCCGATTCCGTCGAGCCTTCCAGCACCGCGTGCCGCGCTTCGACGGACGTCTGCGATACGGCCGAATTCTGCGACGGCGCGACGGGAGTCTGTCCGGAGAATTCGTTCGAAGCTTCGACGACGCCGTGCCGGCCCGCGGCCGGCGACTGCGATCTCGCCGAGAGCTGCACGGGGAGCTCCGCCGGCTGCCCGTCCGATTCGTTCTCGACGGCGGAGTGCCGCAGCTCGGTGAGCATCTGCGACGTTGCCGAGAGCTGCGACGGAGTGACGGCCGACTGTCCGGGCGACGACTACGCGTCGTCGGCGACCACGTGCCGGACGTCGGCGGGCAACTGCGACATCGACGAAGTCTGCACCGGAACATCGTCGGAGTGTCCCGAGGATTCCTACCAGGCGTCGACGGTCGTTTGCCGCGGTTCGGCGGGCGTTTGCGAAGCCGACGCGCAGTGCACCGGCACGAGCGCGGATTGTCCGGCCACCGGCTTCCAGCCGTCGACGACCGTCTGTCGACCCTCGGCCGGAAGCTGCGATGTGGTCGAGAGCTGCACCGGAGCATCGGTCGACTGTCCGGCCGACGATGTACTGGCGATCGCGACCGAGTGTCGCCCGTCGGCAGGCGTCTGTGACACCGCCGAAGAATGCGACGGAACCAGTCCGACGTGCCCGTCCAATTCGTTCTCGACGGCCGAGTGCCGCGGCTCGGTGAGCAACTGCGACATCGCAGAGAGCTGCGACGGACTGACCGCCGACTGTCCGGGCGACGACTACGAGTCGTCGGCCACCACGTGCCGGCCGTCGGCCGGCAACTGCGATATCGAAGAGACCTGCACCGGGACTTCTTCGCTGTGTCCCGAGGATTCCTACCAGGCATCGACGGTCCTGTGCCGCGGCTCGTCGGGCGTGTGCGAAGCCGACGGACTGTGCACCGGCACGAGCGCGGACTGCCCGGCCATCGGCTTTCAGCCGTCGACGACCGTCTGCCGATCGTCCGCCGGAAGCTGCGACGTCGTCGAGAACTGCACCGGAGCGTCGGTCGACTGTCCGGCCGACGATGTCGTCGCGATTGCGACCGAGTGTCGTCCGTCCGCAGACATCTGCGACACGCCGGAAGCATGCGACGGTACCAGCCCGGCGTGCCCGAACGACGACTTCAAGGCATCGGACGTGGCGTGCCGGGAATCGGCCGACGTCTGCGACGCGGAAGAAACCTGCACCGGCAGTAGCGCCGCGTGCCCGTCCGATTCGTTCCAGCCGTCGACTCTCGAATGCAGGGACGCGACGCAGATCTGTGACGTCGCGGAGCACTGTACCGGTGCGAGCGCAGCCTGCCCCGTCAACGGTTTCGCAGGATCGGCCACCGTGTGCCGCCCGGTGGCGGCCGCGTGCGACGCGCCGGAGGTGTGCTCCGGGTCGGCGCCCACCTGTCCGCCGAACGTCGGCCTTTCGAACGGAAGCGTCTGCAGCGACGGCAACGCGTGCACCAGCGTCGATCACTGCTTCGGCGGAAACTGCATCGCGGGCTCACCGCTCGACTGCGACGACGACAGCCTCTGCACCGCCGACAGTTGCGACACCGAGACCGGCTGCGTCAACGCGCCCGACGTTCGCGATCCCGGAACGTGCTATCAGAGCGGGGCCGGCCTTCTGGTCGTCAACGACTGGTTCATCACTCGCAAGGATGCGATCCGCTGGACCTGGCGGATGGGCGATCCGTTCACGCTCGCGGATTTCGGAAATCCCGGCACGACGACCGGATACTCGCTCTGCATCTTCGACCAGCTCGGCGGTGATCCGCGGCTCGCGACGTCGCTGAACATTCCGCCGATGAATACGTTCTGGAAGCCGGGCGGCGGCACCGGAAAGCTTCGCTACGTGGACCGCCAGGGCTATTTCGACGGCATGCGCCGGGTCACCGTGCAGTCATCGTCGAAGCCGAATCGATCGAAGATCCGGCTGAAAGCCCAGGGCAGCTACCTGGCGCTGCCCGATCCGGTGGGCAGCACGATGTTCGACTCGGATCCGAGCGTCATCGCGCAGTTCCTCAGCACCGACGGTGCGTGCTGGACAACCGAGTTCGGCATCCCGAAGAAGAACCAGTCGAAGAGGTATCGGGCCTACTTCCACTGA